The Natrinema saccharevitans genome includes the window TGCCCATCATCCACTGCTGGTTCATGGTCATCTGGGGCGTGGCCTCGAGGTAGAGCGTCTCCTTCTCGACGGTTTCGGTCTCGAACTCGGGTTCCGCGTCTTCGTCGTCATCCTCGTCCGGTTCGACGGGAACCTCCTCCTCGACCTCGTCGGTCTCGATCCAGAGCTCGGGCTCCATCCCGAGGTACATCTCGAAGAGGCCGGCGGCCTGCTGTTCGCGGTCGTCGACCTCGTCGACGATCGTGTACTCGTACTCGACGTCCTCGCCGGCCAGCGGGTGGTTGAAGTCGACGCGGGCGCGGCCGCCGATAATCGTGCTGATGTAGCCCTGCTGGCCCTCGATCTGCACGTTCGCGCCGGGGTAGCGGTCGTCCTCGTCGATCTTCTCGGCGCTGACCGTCTGGACGTCGTCGGGGTCGTACTCGCCGAAGGCGTCCGCGGCGGGGACGGTCACGGTGCCGGAGTCGCCGGGCTCGGAGCCGACGATGTCGTCCTCGACGGCCTCGAAGATGTGGCCCTCGCCGACGACGATCGTACGGGGCTTGAACTCCTGACCCTGCTCGTCGACGCCTTCCTCCTCGGCGACCTCGGGGTCGGTCGTGTCAACCAGCTGGTCGTCCTCGACGGTGTAGGCGGTGTACTCGAGTTCGACGAAGTCGCCGTTCTGGAGTCCGTCGGCGGCTTCGTCGGCTACTTCTTCGTCGACGTCATCGGCCTGCTCGTCTAGCTCGGCCTCTTGTTCCTCGGTCATACGTTGTACGTCCGGCCGTCTACATTTAAGTACGACGTTTTCGGGCGAGAGCGACCGATACTTACGATCCCCCCACGTCGCCTCGAGCATGTACGAGGTCGAAGCCAAGGTTCCCGCGGACCTCGGGGTCGTCCGCGAACGGCTCGAGCGCCTCGCGGCGACGCCCGAGGGCGCGGTCGTGCAGGTCGACACCTACTACGACGCGCCCCATCGGGAGTTCGCCGAGACCGACGAGGCGCTGCGGATCCGATCGGAACGCCCCGAGGACGGCGAGGCGGAAACCCGTGTCACGTACAAGGGGCCGCTCGTCGACGACGAGTCCAAGACCCGCGAGGAGGTCGAAACCGCCGTCGCGGACGGCGAAAAGACCGACGCGATCCTGACGAACCTCGGCTTCGAGCCCGCCGCGACGGTCCGGAAAGAGCGCGAGCGGTTCTCGCTCGAGGGGTATACCGTCACCCTCGATTCGGTCGCCGACGTCGGCGACTACGTCGAGGTCGAGACCGAGGTCGATCGCGAAGACGAACTCGAGACCGCCCGCGAGGGGGCCTACGACGTCCTCGAGCGACTGGGACTCGATCCCGACGACCAGCTCCGGACCTCGTATCTCGGTTTGCTGCTCGAGTCCTGAAGGGATCCGA containing:
- a CDS encoding FKBP-type peptidyl-prolyl cis-trans isomerase — translated: MTEEQEAELDEQADDVDEEVADEAADGLQNGDFVELEYTAYTVEDDQLVDTTDPEVAEEEGVDEQGQEFKPRTIVVGEGHIFEAVEDDIVGSEPGDSGTVTVPAADAFGEYDPDDVQTVSAEKIDEDDRYPGANVQIEGQQGYISTIIGGRARVDFNHPLAGEDVEYEYTIVDEVDDREQQAAGLFEMYLGMEPELWIETDEVEEEVPVEPDEDDDEDAEPEFETETVEKETLYLEATPQMTMNQQWMMGKQQIGQDIIEKVGVDRVIVQEVIDGMGGMGMGGMMGGMGGMGGGDIEEALEDADVDADEIVDELEGAEE
- the cyaB gene encoding class IV adenylate cyclase, with the protein product MYEVEAKVPADLGVVRERLERLAATPEGAVVQVDTYYDAPHREFAETDEALRIRSERPEDGEAETRVTYKGPLVDDESKTREEVETAVADGEKTDAILTNLGFEPAATVRKERERFSLEGYTVTLDSVADVGDYVEVETEVDREDELETAREGAYDVLERLGLDPDDQLRTSYLGLLLES